AGGCGGTCCGCGCCTGCCGATAGAGCGCCTCCGGGACGCGGGGGTCGCGCGCGTGGTGCTCGGCGAACTCGGCGAAGAGGGCCGCGGCGCGCCGGTGGTCGCCGCGCTCGGCGGCGGCCTCCGCCTGCGAGAAGAGCTTGTTCTCGCCCAGGCGGTCGCAGACGAGCACGAGCAGGAAGGCCGCCACGACGCCGCCGGCGAGGCTCGCCAGCAGGCGACGCGTCCACCGGGAGGACAGCAGCGAGCGCATCGTGGCCCCGTCCGTCTGCGGGCCCGCGGCCGGCCGCTGCGGCTAGCTCTCCGCCTCGGGCTGGGGGTCGCCCGGCTCGCGGTCGCCCGACTCGACCAGGCGCGCGATGCTCGCGACCTGGTCGCCGGGCTCCGGCTTGATCACGATGACGCCCTGGGTCGCCCGCCCGATGAGCCGGATCCCCTTGACCGAAGTGCGGATCGTCTTGCCGTCCTGGGTCACGACCATGACCTCGTCCGACTCGCGCACCTGCAGCACGCCGACCACGGGGCCGGTCTTGTCCGTCACCTCGAGGTTCTTCGTGCCCTGGCCGCCGCGGCCCTGGAGACGGTACTCCTCGATCTCGGTGCGCTTGCCGTAGCCCTTCTGGCTGACCGTGAGCATCTGCGACTGCGGGTCGACGACCTCCATCGCCACCACCCGGTCACCCTCCTTGAAGCGGACGCCGGTCACGCCGCGCGCCTCGCGCCCCATCGGCCGGATGTCGTTCTCGTCGAAGCGCACCGCCTTGCCGAGGGAGGTGGCGAGAAACAGCTCGCGCTTGCCGTCGGTGATGCGCGCGGCGATGAGCGCATCTCCCTCGTCGAGGTGGATCGCGATCTTGCCCTTGGAGGGGACGCGGCCGTACTCCGCCAGCGGCGTCTTCTTGACGACCCCCTGCGCCGTCGCCATGACCACGAAGCGGCTCTCCTCCTCGAACTCCTTCTCCCGCACCGGCATCACCGCCGAGATCCGCTCGCCGGGCTTGAGCTCGAGCAGGTTGACGATCGCCTTGCCCTTGGCGGCGCGCCCGGCCTGCGGCAGCTCGTGCACCTTGAGGCGGTAGACCAGGCCGAGCGTCGAGAAGAAGAGCAGGTAGCTGTGCGTCGAGGCGATGAACAGCTGCTTGACGAAATCCTCCTCCTTCGTCTCCATCGCGTTCGCGCCCTGCCCGCCCCGCCCCTGCCGCCGGTAGAGCGTCACGGAGTTGCGCTTGATGTAGTCCTGGTTCGAGATCGTGATCGCCATGTCCTCGTCGGCGATCAGGTCCTCGAGGGTGACCTCGGACTCCTCGGAGACGATCTCGGTGCGCCGCTCGTCGCCGTAGGCCTTGCGCACCTCGAGCAGCTCCTCGCGGATGATGCCGTAGACGAGTTTCTCGTCGGCGAGGACCGCCTGGTAGTGCGCGATCTTCCCGCGCAGCTCCTTGAGCTCGGCGAGGATCTTCTCGCGCTCCAGGCCGGTGAGCCGCTGCAGGCGCATGTCGAGGATCGCCTGGGCCTGGACTTCGGAGAGCCCGAACTTCGCCACGAGGCCGGCCTTGGCCTCCGGGGGCCCCGCGGACTTCCTGATCAGCGCCACCACCGCGTCGATGTTGTCGAGGGCGATCTTGAGCCCCTCGAGGATGTGGGCGCGCTCCTCGGCGCGCGCCAGCTCGTAGCGCGTGCGCCGCACCACGACCTCGCGGCGGAAGTGCAGGTACTCGCTGAGGATCTCGCGCAGCGCGAGCACCCGCGGCTTGCGGTCGACGATGGCGAGCATGATGATGCCGAAGCTCGTCTGCATCTGGGTGTGCTTGTAGAGGTGGTTGAGGACGATCTTCGGCTGCACGTCCTTCTTCAGGTCGACGACGATGCGCATCCCCTCGCGGTCGGACTCGTCGCGCAGATCCGCGATGCCCTCGATCTTCTTCTCGCGCACGAGGTCGGCGATCTTCTCGATGAGCCGCGCCTTGTTCACCTGGTACGGCAGCTCCGTGACGATGATGCTCTGGCGATCGCCGCTCTTGCCCGAGGTCTCGACCACGGCGCGGGCGCGCAGCTGGATCACCCCGCGTCCGGTCTTGTAGGCCTCCTCGATGCCCCGGCGGCCGTGGATGATCCCGGCGGTCGGGAAGTCCGGCCCCGGGACCAGCTTCAGCAGCCTGCGGTCGTCCACCTCCGGGTCGTCGATCATGGCGGTGATCGCGGCGGCGACCTCGCCGAGGTTGTGCGGGGGGATGTTCGTCGCCATGCCGACGGCGATGCCCGAGGAGCCGTTCACGAGCAGGTTCGGCAGCCGCGCCGGCATCACGAGCGGCTCGTGCTCCGAGCCGTCGTAGTTCGGGCCGAAGTCGACCGTCTCCTTGTCGATGTCCGCGAGCATGGTCGCGGCGATCTTCGCCATGCGGATCTCGGTGTAGCGCATCGCCGCCGGCGGGTCGCCGTCGATGGAGCCGAAGTTCCCCTGCCCGTCGACGAGCGGGTAGCGCAGCGAGAAGTCCTGCGCCATGCGCACGATCGTGTCGTAGACCGCGGTGTCGCCGTGGGGGTGGTACTTGCCGATGACCTCGCCGACGGTCTTCGCCGACTTGCGGTAGGCCTTGTCCGCGGTGTTGCCCGAGTCGTGCATCGCGTAGAGCACGCGCCGGTGCACGGGCTTGAGCCCGTCGCGCACGTCGGGCAGCGCCCGCCCGACGATGACGCTCATCGAGTAGTCCAGGTAGGACTGGCGCATCTCGTCTTCGATGTTCACCGGCAGCAGCTGCTCGGGCAGCGCGGTCCTGTCCATGGCCATGGTCTCGTCTCTTCCCGTTCGTTTACACGTCGAGGTTCTTGACTTCCAGCGCGTTGTCCTCGATGAACTGCCGCCGCGGCTCGACCTGGTCGCCCATGAGCACGGTGAACATCTCGTCCGCGGCGACCGCGTCCTCCACCGCCACCCGCAGCAGCGTCCGCGTCTCGGGGTTCATCGTCGTCTCCCAGAGCTGGTCCGGGTTCATCTCGCCGAGCCCCTTGTAGCGCTGGAGCGAGAGCCCCTTGCGCCCGAGCGCCTGCACCTGCTCGATGACCGCCTCGCCGCCCCGCACCTCGGTCTCGGTCCCGCCCTGCACCAGCCTCCAGGGGAAGTCGCCCAGCGGCGCGAGCGCCTCGATCGCCGCGCGGATCTCGCGCATCTCCGGCGAGCGCAGCAGTTCGGCGCCGATCGTGGTCGTGCCCTTGCTCCCGCGGTTGTCGACCTCGCAGACCACCCGGTGCGCGCCGTGCTCCTCGTCCTCCTCGAGCCGCACGTCGAGCAGCCGCACGTGCTGGTAGTAGCCCTCGAGGAAGGCGCCGGCGCGGTTCAGCGCCTGCTCCAGCGCGGGCTTGCCGCGGAGCAGCTCCTCGTCGAAGAAGCCGGTGCGCACGAGCGCGCGCACCAGCTCGGCGTCGTAGCCGCGCCGGCGCAGGCGCGCGATCGCCGCCTCGATGCGCCCGAAGTGCGCGAGCAGGCCCTGGAGCTTCGCGCCGGCGTACGTGTCCCCGCCGGCGCGCAGCTGCAGGTCCTTCGCGCCGAGCCGCAGGATGATCTTCTCCATCTCCGGCTCGTTCTTGACGTACTGCTCCTCCTGCCCCTTCTTCATCTTGAACAGCGGCGGCTGCGCCAGATACAGGAAGCCGCGCTCGAGCACCGCGGGCATGTGCCGGAAGAAGAAGGTCAGCAGCAGGGTGCGGATGTGCGCGCCGTCCACGTCGGCGTCGGTCATGATCACGATCTTGTGGTAGCGCAGCTTGTCCGGGTTGAACTCCTCGGCCCCGATGCCGGCGCCGAGCGCCGTGATCAGCACCCGGATCTCCTCGTGCCCGAGCATGCGATCGAAGCGCGCCTTCTCGACGTTGAGGATCTTGCCCCGCAGCGGCAGGATCGCCTGGTAGCGCCGGTCGCGCCCCTGCTTGGCCGAGCCGCCCGCGCTCTCGCCCTCGACAAGGAACAGCTCGGAGAGCGCCGGGTCGCGCTCGGAGCAGTCGGCGAGCTTGCCCGGGAGGTTGCTGACCTCGAGCGCCCCCTTGCGCCGCGCCAGGTCGCGCGCCTTGCGCGCCGCATCGCGCGCGAGCGCCGAGTTCGCGCACTTGAGCGTGATCTTCTTGGCGACCTGGGGGTTCTCCTCGAAGAACTCGCCGAGCGCCTCGTTGACCGCGGACTCGACGATCCCCCTGACCTCGGAGTTGCCGAGCTTGGTCTTGGTCTGCCCCTCGAACTGCGGCTCGGGGATGCGCACGTTGATGACGCAGGTCAGCCCCTCGCGCACGTCCTCGCCCGAGAGCTGGCCCGAGAGGTCCTTGAAGAGCCCCTTGGCCGACCCGTAGTTGTTGATGGTGCGGGTGAGCGCCGACTTGAACCCCGAGAGGTGCGTGCCGCCCTCGGTGGTGTTGATCGAGTTGGCGTAGGTGAAGATCTGCTCCTGGTAGCTGTCGTTGTACTGCAGGCAGATCTCGATCTGGATCCCGTCGCGCTCGCGCTCGATGGAGATGGGCTTGTGCAGCGGCTCCTTGTTGCGGTTGAGGTGCTCGACGAACTCGACGATGCCGCCCTTGTAGTGGAACTCGTGCTTCTTGCCGTCGCGCTCGTCCTCAAGCGTGATCTTCAGGCCCTTGTTAAGGAAGGAAAGCTCGCGCAGGCGCTTGGAGAGCGTGTCGAAGCTGTACTCGCTGACCTCGAAGATCTCCTTGTCGGCGAGGAAGGTGATCTTGGTCCCGGTCCCCTTCGTCTTGCCGACTTCCTTGAGCGGCGCGACCGACTTGCCGCGGCGGTAGCTCTGCTGGTAGACCTTGCCGCCGCGGCGGATCTCGACCTCGAGCCACTCGGAGAGGGCGTTGACGACCGAGACGCCGACCCCGTGCAGGCCGCCCGAGATCTTGTAGCTGGCCTTGTCGAACTTGCCGCCGGCGTGCAGCTTGGTCAGCGCGACCTCGGCGCCCGAGATCTTCTCCGTGGGGTGGATGTCGACCGGGATGCCGCGGCCGTTGTCGCCGACGGTCACCGAGTTGTCGGCGTGCACCACCACCGACACGTCGGAACCGTAGCCGGCGAGGTGCTCGTCGACGCTGTTGTCGACCACCTCGTAGACCAGGTGGTGCAGCCCCGCGACCCCGGTGCTGCCGATGTACATCGCGGGGCGCTTGCGCACCGCCTCCAGGCCCTCGAGGACCTGGATGTTGCCGGCGCCGTACTGCGCCCCGTCCCGCTGCGCGTTCGCTGTGTCCTCAGCCACGTCGTTGCTTCTCCGTCCTCCAGATGGTTGCCGCCGCCGACCCCGCCCGCAGTCGCCGGCCCACGGTCGCCGGCGTGAAACGGTGCAGCTCGCCGGAGCCATCCGCCCGCACGACCAGGGAGCGCTCCTGCGCCGGGCGCGGGCCCCGCCGACGTCCCGGCAGGGTCAGGCCCGCACGGCGCAGCACGCCGGCGTTGTCCTTGAGCGATGCTGCGGTGCGCCAGTCGATGATCGCGACGACCGGTCCTCGCGCCCCGGGGCGGCTCACAGGCGCATCGGCATCACGACGCTGCGGTACCCCTCGTCCCCGAGCGGCCGCACGAGCACCGGGCTGAGGACCTCGTTCATTTCGATCACGACCTTCTCCTGCTCGATGACCGAGAAGACGTCCAGCACGTACCGGGCGTTCATCCCCAGCTCGATGTCGCCGCCGGTGCACTCCGCCGCGACGTCCTCGCTGGCCTCGCCGACCTCGGGGTTGACCGCGGTCACCACGATCCTGTCCGCGAAGAACCCGAAGCGCACCAGGCTCACGCGGTCCGCCGTCACCGTGGAGACGCGGCGCACCGCCCGATAGAACTCCTCCCGCTTGACGGTGGCAATGCGCGTGCCGCCGCTGGGGATGACCTGCCGATAGTCGGGGAACTGCCCGTCCACGAGACGCGTGACGAGCAGCGCCGACCCGACCCGCATGAACAGCCGGTTCTCCTGGAGCGAGATCTCCGCAGCGGCCCCGGCAGCCTCCTCGCCGAGGAGCTTGCGCAGCTCCGTGATCGCCTTGCGCGGCACGATCATGCCCCGCGAGCCGGCGACGGTGGCGCGGCAGCGCCGCTGGATGAACGCCAGCCGGTGGCCGTCGGTGGAGACCAGGCGCAGATCGGCCTCGTCGCCGCCGGCCGCCTCGATCTCCAGCAGCACGCCGTTGAGCGCCTGGCGGGTCTGGTCGTGCGACATGGCGAACTCCGTCTTCTCGATCGCCTCGACCAGCTGCGCCGGCGGCATCTCGATCTTCTCGCCGTCCGCGCTCTCGGGCAGGGCCGGGAAGTCCTCCTTCGGCAGACTCATCACCTTGAAGCGCGAGCGGCCCATCTCGATCCTGACCCAGCCCTTGTCCCCGGTGACGAGGTGCACGTCCCCCTCGGGCAGCTCGCGCACGATCTCGAAGAGCTTCTTCGCCGGCGCGGTGACCGAGCCCTCCTTCGCGACGGTGGCCCGGTGGCGGCTGCGCAGGAAGATCTCCAGGTCGGTGGCCGAGAGCGACAGCTCGGAGCCGCGCGCTTCCAGGAGCACGCAGGAGAGGATCGGGACGGTGTTCTTCCGCTCGACGATGCCTTGCACCCGCGCGAGGGCTCCAACGAGTTCCGCCTTGGTCACCATGATGTCCATGAGGTTTTCCCCCGTTTGCTGGAGATCAGTTGCTGTTTGTGATCGAGATTGAAAGAACACCGCCGTCGCCACCGGTGGTGTTGGATGTGTTGGCAAGACCGCACCGGCCGCCGTCCCGTGAAGTTACGCGTCGCCGGGCCTGTGGACGCCGGCCGGAGATTTCCCCGGAGCGCCCTGGCGCGCGGCATCCACAGCCTGTCCCGCCGCCGTCCACACGCGGGCTGTTGAAAGCGCTCACCCCTGGATCCTTTTGGCGATGGTGTCGATGGAGGTGTTCACCTCGACGCTTGTCTTCATCTTCTCCGCGACGACGTTCAGCGAGTGGATCACCGTCGAGTGGTCGCGGCCGCCGAACATCTTGCCGATCACCGGGAGCGAGGCGCTCGTGAGCTGGCGACAGAGGTGCATCGCGATCTGGCGCGGGTAGACGAGGTTCTGGGAGCGGCGCTTGGAGGCGAGGTCGGCGACCTTGATGCCGAAGTACGCGGCGACCTCGCGCTTGATGTCGTCGATCGAGATCGTCTTGGCCGCATCGTCGATCAGGCCCTTGAGGACCTCGCGGGCAAACTCCAGGGTGATTTCGCGCGCCTGCAGCGAGGCGTACGCCCCGAGGCGGATCAGCGAGCCCTCGAGCTCGCGGATGTTCGACTTGATCGAGCCGGCGACGAACTGCGCGACGTCGTCGGGCAGGTTGATCGCGTTGTGCTCGGCCTTCTTGCGCAGGATGGCGATCTTCGTCTCCAGGTCCGGGCTCTGGATGTCCGCGATCAACCCCCACTCGAAGCGCGAGCGCAGCCGCTCCTCCAGGTCCGGGATGTCGCGCGGCACCTTGTCGCTGGAGAGGACGATCTGCCGGTGCGACTCGTAGATGGAGTTGAACGTGTGGAAGAACTCCTCCTGCGTCTTCTCCTTGCCGGCGATGAACTGGATGTCATCGATGAGGAGCAGGTCCATGTTCCGGTAGCGGCTGCGGAACGAGGGCATGCGCTCGTAGCGGATCGAGTTGATCAGCTCGTTGATGAAGGTCTCCGAGGTCACGTACATCACCCGCGCGCCCGGCGTGCGCTCGAGGAACCGGTGCCCGATCGCGTGCAGCAGGTGCGTCTTGCCGAGCCCGACCCCGCCGTAGAGGAAGAGCGGGTTGTACGTCTTGGAGTGCCCGTCGGCCACGGCGCGGCTGGCCGCGTGGGCCATCTGGTTGCTCGAGCCGACCACGAACGTCTCGAAGGTGTACCGCGGGTTCAGGACCGTGCTGCCGTGGTGGATGGTCCGCGTGAACGGCAGGTCGTCCTGGCGCGGCTTCAGCTCCTCGGGCGCGCCGCGCTCGGCGATCTGGAACACGACGGTGCACTCGCGGCCGGCGATCGCGGAGGCCGTCTCCCGGATGAGCACCTGGAAGTTGTCGGTCAGCCAGTCGCGCGCGAACTTGCTGGGGACCGAGACCGTGAGCGTCCCGTTCGAAAAGTCCGTCTGGGCGGTGGGGACGAACCAGGTCGAGTAGTTCTGCTCGTTGACGTGCGAGCGGACCCGCTCCTTGACCTGTTCCCAGAGGTCGGCCGGCGGCAGGGCGTTCACCACGAGCGATGCCCCCCCCGCCGCGGCATGCGATACCAAAGCATCGTACTCGTCTTGAGAAGAATCACGCTAAATCCTTGCGGGACAAGACGAAATCTTGCGCACGAAGCCCCTTGTTTCGCACATCCTTTTCAACATCTGTGGAGAACAAGAAAAACGCTTCTTGTTCAACGAATTCAAAGATTGCACCCCCTCGGATCCAGCGGCATATCCGCCGGCCGTCCGATCATGGGGCGCATGATAGCCCAGCGGCTCGAGGAATTCAAGGGAAAATTGCCATGTTCCGGGTGCTGCGGGTCGCTTGACTGCGGCCGGAAGGCTGTGATTACATCGCCTCCGGGAAGGTTTCCGGCGCGGGCATCGGGGGGAGGGGCTGCGCGTGTTCGAGCGGATGGACGAGTCCCGTCTGGACATCCTGCGCGAGATCTGCACCATCGGCGCCGGCCACGCCGCCACCGCCCTCTCCCAGTTGACGGGAAGGCGCATCGAGCTGGAGGTCCCGCGCGTGCGCTTCGAGCGGGTGGAGGCCGTGCCCCGCATCGCAGGGGGCGCGGAGACGGTCGTCGACGGGCTCTTCTTCCGGATCCTCGGCGATGCCCGCGGCGTGATCCTCATGATCTTCCCGGAAGAGAGCGGGCGGGAGATCGTGCGGCTCGCCCTCGGGGGCCGCGAGCCCGAGCCGGAGGACCCGCTCTGCGTCTCGGCGATGCGCGAGATCGGCAACATCCTGGCGTCGGCGTTCCTCTCCGCGATCGGGCAGCTCGCCGGCCTCTCGCTCATCCCCTCGGTGCCCGGCTACGCGCGCGACATGGCGGGCTCGATCCTCGATCTCGTGCTCATCGAGCTTTCGCGCCACGAGGACACGGCGCTGGTGATCGAGACGCTGTTCCGCGAGGCCGGCGAGGGGATCCACGGGCATTTCTTCCTGCTGCCCGACCCGCGGACGCTGGAGGCGACCCTCGAGGCCGCCGAGCGCGCCGGGAAGGCCGGGACGGGCCCGTGAGCCGCCGGGTGGTCGGAATCGCGGACCTGGGGACGGCCGGTCCGGGCGAGGTCCTCGCCGCCATCGGCCTCGGCTCCTGTGTCGCCGTGGCCATCCGCGACCGGCGCGGCCGCCGCGGCGCGCTCGCGCACATCATGCTGCCGCGCCAGAGCGACGGGCGCCGCCGCGAGGGCGAGAACATGCGCAAGTACGCCGACGTCGCGGTCGGCGAGGCCGTGCGCACGCTCGAGGGCGGCGGCTGCCGGCGCGCCGACCTGGAGGCCAAGATCGCGGGCGGGGCGAGCATCTTCGACCTGGGGCGCGGCACCGACGGCGGGGAGATCGGCGCGCGCAACGTCGAGGCGGTCGTGCGCGCCCTGGAGGCCGCCGGCGTGCGCCTGGTGGCCTCGGACGTCGGCGGGCGCGAGGGACGGACGGTGGAGTACTCGATCGAGACCGGCGAGCTGGCGGTCAGGACCGTCCGCGGCCTGCGCCGCAGCATCTGAAGGGCCGGCGGCCTCTCAGCCCGCGGCGGGCTCCTCGCGCGGCAGCAGCGACTCCTCCTGCGCGGTGAGCAGGCGCGCAGGGTCCACGAGCACGAGCAGGCGCCCCGGGATCTTCGCGAGCCCGGCGACGACGTCGGAGCGCATCCAGGCTGGCCCGTCCCCGACGTCCTCGAGCAGCGCCAGCGGGATGTCGAGCACCTCCGAGGCGCCGTCCACGAGGAAGCCGATCAGCTGCGCGCCCGAGCGGGCGACCAGGATCCGCGTCCGCTCCGCCGGGGCGCGGTCCGGCAGCCCGAGCTTGCGCCTGAGGTTGATCACCGGCACCACCCGGCCGCGCACGTTGATCGCCCCCAGCGCGAAGTCCGGCATCCGGGGGAACGGCGTGATCTCCACCATGCGGAGGATTTCCTGCACCTGCCGGATATCCACGCCGAAGAAGCTCCCGTCGAGGGCGAAGACGACCGCCTGCAGCAGCTCGCCGTGCTCCTCGTGCGCCTCGGCCATCGCGTCGGTTGGTGTAGCACCCCCCCGGGGGAAAAGCAACCGCGCCGGGGCGGCTCGTGATCCGCGCTTGCGCGGCGATGGCGCGCGATTGACAGCCCCCCGACGCTGTGCCTAGAATCGCGCCCGCGACGCGCACCGGCGAAGCCCGCGCGCGGCGAGCGGCAAAGGAGGCCGGCGATGCTCCAGGAGACCTCGAAGATCTGGATGGACGGGAAGTTCGTGGACTGGAAGGACGCGACCGTCCACGTGCTCACCCACACGCTGCACTACGGCCTCGGGGTCTTCGAGGGGATCCGCTGCTACAAGACCGTGGACGGCCCGGCGGTCTTCCGGCTCGCCGAGCACGTCGAGCGCCTCTACGCGTCCGCGCACATCTCGGGGCTGCAGGTCCCCTTCACGAAGGAGGAGTTCTCGGCGGCGATCCTCGAGACGCTCCGCGTGAACGGCATGGAGGCCGGCTACATCCGGCCGCTGATCTACGTCGGCTACGGCGCGATGGGCGTCTATCCGGGCCGCAACCCGATCCGCGTCGCGATCGCCGTCTGGCCGTGGGGGGCGTACCTCGGCGACGAGGGGCTGGAAAAGGGCATCCGCGTGCGGACCTCCTCGTACACGCGCCAGCACGTGAACATCAGCATGACCAAGGCGAAGGTCTGCGGCAACTACACCAACTCGATCCTGGGCAAGGTCGAGGCGATCAGCGACGGCTACGACGAGGCGCTCTTCCTCGACGCCAGCGGGCACGTCGCCGAGGGCTCGGGCGAGAACGTCTTCATCGTGCGCCGCGGGGCGCTGGCCACGACGCCGCGCTCGGCCGTGCTCGAGGGGATCACGCGCGACGCGGTGCTGACGCTCGCCGCCGACCTGGGGCTGGCGGCGCGCGAGGAGTTCTTCACGCGCGACCAGGTCTACGCCGCCGACGAGGCCTTCTTCACCGGCACCGCCGCCGAGATCACGCCGATCCGCGAGGTCGACCGCCGGGCGATCGGCCGCGGCGCCCGCGGGCCGGTCACCAAGGCGATCCAGGAGGCGTTCTTCAGCGCGGTGCGCGGCGAGAACGCGAAGTACCGCTCCTGGCTGACCCCCGTCCGCTAGCCGATGCCGAGGATCCTGCCCTTCCGCGGCGTGCGCTACGACCCGGCGCAGGCCCCCGACCTGACGCGGGTCACGGCGCCGCCCTACGACATGATCTCCCCCGCGGAGCAGGAGGAGCTCTACCGGCGCGACCCGCACAACGTCGTGCGCCTGATCCTGGGGCGCACCGAGGAGGCGGGCCGCCCGGTGGACCGCTACGCGAGCGCGGCGCGCGACTACCGCGCCTGGCGCGCCGCGGGGGTGCTGGCGCAGGACCCGGCCGACTCCCTGTATCTCTACCGCGAGGACTACGCGTGGGCGGGGCGCGTCTACCAGCGCCTCGGGCTGATCTCGCGCGTCGGCCTCGACGAGTTCGGCGGCGGGGCGTTCGCCCACGAGGCGACGATGAGCGGACCGAAGGCCGACCGGCTGCGGCTGCTCGAGGCCTGCGAGGTGAACTTCAGCCAGATCTTCGCGCTCTACTCCGACCCCGACGGGTCGGTGGAGGCGCCCCTGGTCGCCGCGACTGCCGGCGCCCCGCTGGTGGCCTTCGACGACGGGCGCGGGGTGGTGCACAACCTCTGGCGCGTCGACGACCCGGCGCTCATCGCGCGGGTGCGCGCGGGCTTCGCGGGCAAGCCCTTCATCATCGCGGACGGGCACCACCGCTACGAGACGGCGCTCGAGTACCGGCGCCTGATGCGCCAGCGCCCGGGGCGGTTCCGCGAGTCGATGGACGCCGTGATGATGTGCCTCGTGCGCATGGAGTCGCCGGGGCTGACGATCCTGCCGTTCCACCGGCTGCTGGCGGCGCCGGCGGACGGTCCGCTCCAGGAGCGGCTGGCGCCGGCGTTCACCTTCGAGGAGCGCGCGCTCCCCGAGGACCGCTCGACGTGGACCGCCGCCGCGCAGGAGCTGCTCTCCGGCGCCGGCGGGATGGCCTTCGGGCTGCACCGGGGGGGGACGAAGATCGCGCTGCTGCGGCCGAGGCCGGGCTACGACTTCTCGCGGCACCTGCGGCCCGGGACCTCGCCGCTGGTGGTGGAGCTGGACGTGACCGTGCTGCACCAGGGCATCTTCGGCGGGCTGCTCGGCCTGGACGAGCAGCGCCTCGTGCAGGAGGGGGGGGTGCGCTTCTTCCCGAAGGCGGAGGACGCGGCCGCCGAGGTCGACGCGGGGCGCGGCACGGCGGCGTTCTTCCTGCGGCCGACGCGCATGGAGCAGGTCTGGCGGATCGCGACCGCGGGCGTGCGCATGCCGCAGAAGTCGACGAACTTCTACCCCAAGCTCATCTCCGGATTGGTGTTCAACGAGCTGTAGTCCCCCGCGTGT
This portion of the bacterium genome encodes:
- a CDS encoding DUF1015 domain-containing protein — its product is MPRILPFRGVRYDPAQAPDLTRVTAPPYDMISPAEQEELYRRDPHNVVRLILGRTEEAGRPVDRYASAARDYRAWRAAGVLAQDPADSLYLYREDYAWAGRVYQRLGLISRVGLDEFGGGAFAHEATMSGPKADRLRLLEACEVNFSQIFALYSDPDGSVEAPLVAATAGAPLVAFDDGRGVVHNLWRVDDPALIARVRAGFAGKPFIIADGHHRYETALEYRRLMRQRPGRFRESMDAVMMCLVRMESPGLTILPFHRLLAAPADGPLQERLAPAFTFEERALPEDRSTWTAAAQELLSGAGGMAFGLHRGGTKIALLRPRPGYDFSRHLRPGTSPLVVELDVTVLHQGIFGGLLGLDEQRLVQEGGVRFFPKAEDAAAEVDAGRGTAAFFLRPTRMEQVWRIATAGVRMPQKSTNFYPKLISGLVFNEL
- a CDS encoding branched-chain amino acid transaminase — protein: MLQETSKIWMDGKFVDWKDATVHVLTHTLHYGLGVFEGIRCYKTVDGPAVFRLAEHVERLYASAHISGLQVPFTKEEFSAAILETLRVNGMEAGYIRPLIYVGYGAMGVYPGRNPIRVAIAVWPWGAYLGDEGLEKGIRVRTSSYTRQHVNISMTKAKVCGNYTNSILGKVEAISDGYDEALFLDASGHVAEGSGENVFIVRRGALATTPRSAVLEGITRDAVLTLAADLGLAAREEFFTRDQVYAADEAFFTGTAAEITPIREVDRRAIGRGARGPVTKAIQEAFFSAVRGENAKYRSWLTPVR